The following coding sequences lie in one Porphyromonas asaccharolytica DSM 20707 genomic window:
- a CDS encoding TetR/AcrR family transcriptional regulator — protein sequence MNSPTPDIQQRIEEGALRLFSRHGYIGTSMRMVAKEAYASLGSIYYYYEDKEALFRSLVEPAIKGLEAFYALPPEDQDMEMDMLDPEERKRRGYSKAPFYQYIIDHAEALRLVFFASAGSYLDHYEDRLNQLSNEATIRYFERYRELHPEWKAEVDPSFIDIYSAFITATIKTILQRSDTSPEELARFCRCHEKFSFGGWRELLGG from the coding sequence ATGAATAGTCCGACACCAGATATACAGCAGCGTATCGAGGAGGGTGCCTTACGGCTCTTCTCTCGACATGGCTACATAGGCACCTCGATGCGTATGGTTGCCAAGGAGGCTTACGCCTCGCTGGGCAGTATCTACTACTATTATGAGGACAAGGAGGCACTCTTTCGCTCGCTCGTAGAGCCTGCGATCAAGGGGCTAGAGGCATTTTACGCCTTACCGCCTGAGGATCAGGACATGGAGATGGATATGCTGGACCCCGAGGAGCGTAAGCGGAGGGGCTACTCGAAGGCACCCTTCTACCAGTACATCATTGACCATGCTGAGGCTCTGCGACTGGTCTTCTTCGCCAGTGCGGGCTCCTATCTAGATCACTACGAGGATCGACTCAATCAGTTGAGCAACGAGGCGACCATCCGCTACTTCGAGCGGTATCGAGAGCTGCATCCCGAATGGAAAGCCGAGGTCGATCCTTCCTTCATCGATATTTACTCAGCCTTTATCACGGCAACCATCAAAACTATACTACAGCGGTCCGACACCAGTCCAGAGGAGCTGGCACGGTTCTGTCGGTGCCACGAGAAGTTTAGCTTCGGAGGTTGGCGAGAGCTCTTAGGGGGCTAG
- a CDS encoding TonB-dependent receptor, with the protein MRRYRLLLLIMLLSLSAVAAQEYHYRGNVLDDATGEPLIGANVYAEPKGAGAVTDAEGRWELTSKQRVKRLVVSYVGYKSKRITSPRQDGKPISVRLEVDETTLSSVVVVAKRQERALRESAMPISVISMRQLQGTASSIDEVLSRTTGVTLRNTGGLGSASRISLRGLEGKRMGIYIDETPFGEMSDFISINDIPTDMIERVEVYKGIVPYKFGGSAMGGAVNVVLKEYPPKYFDASYEVGSYNSHMLSTVFKRTLEDAGVQLGLGGTLAYSDNNYKMELPHYKDRIVRRDHDQFRKAILGGSLKATKWWFDEIKLECAGTYIRREIQGFEWDVREAFTLSKGLAMESTFKRADFFLPGLDLDASVGVVFGQNGLTDKAAHRYDWDGKEYPAGSSYGGELSSIPTDGVNRTINLVDKVNLNYTLDRHQAFNLNLCHTYAYRNPTDTLMDRALGYKANFKSRMNSLTAGASYDLTLFEDRLQNAFTAKYYNYRSRSKVIGTISMGDLKDVETNRHFFGWSEAIRYRFTPDFLIKASYADEVRIPTSEELLGNGYSISASTDLRPEHSRGGNIGLVYRNLSPTSMRLIEAEINAFGSYITDMIRFMPGIIPSMSCYQNFGSIRTWGVEGEVKWDALPWLYLYGNATYQDLRDTRRLIPSTNVANPTYLKRMPNIPYFLANAGLELHKENLFGGEGYNSRLMLDASYVHQYYYDFEVSQYQERKIPTALRLDLGLEQSLRNNQWTITFKVKNLTNQRQMSELNRPLPGINFSVKLRYLFR; encoded by the coding sequence ATGAGACGATACAGACTACTATTACTAATCATGCTACTCTCCCTCAGCGCAGTAGCAGCTCAGGAGTACCACTACCGTGGCAACGTACTCGATGACGCTACGGGCGAACCCCTCATCGGAGCCAATGTCTATGCCGAGCCAAAAGGGGCAGGTGCCGTCACCGATGCCGAGGGTCGCTGGGAGCTCACCTCCAAGCAACGGGTCAAGAGACTCGTCGTGAGCTATGTGGGCTACAAGAGCAAGCGCATCACATCACCACGGCAAGATGGCAAGCCGATCAGCGTGAGACTAGAGGTCGACGAGACGACGCTAAGCAGTGTCGTCGTCGTTGCCAAGCGTCAGGAGCGCGCGCTGCGTGAGTCCGCTATGCCTATCTCGGTCATCTCGATGCGACAGCTACAAGGCACCGCCTCCTCGATAGACGAGGTGCTGTCTCGCACTACTGGCGTGACGCTGCGCAATACGGGCGGACTAGGGAGTGCCTCGCGCATCTCGCTACGTGGACTAGAGGGCAAGCGGATGGGCATCTACATTGACGAGACGCCCTTTGGCGAGATGAGCGACTTCATCTCGATCAATGACATCCCGACCGATATGATCGAGCGGGTGGAGGTCTACAAGGGGATCGTACCCTACAAGTTTGGCGGCTCGGCTATGGGCGGAGCGGTGAATGTGGTACTCAAGGAGTACCCGCCGAAGTACTTTGACGCTTCGTATGAGGTGGGATCGTACAATTCGCACATGCTCTCGACAGTCTTCAAGCGCACACTAGAGGATGCGGGCGTGCAGCTAGGACTTGGCGGTACGCTCGCCTACTCGGACAACAACTACAAGATGGAGCTGCCACACTACAAGGATCGGATCGTGAGGCGCGACCACGATCAGTTTCGGAAAGCGATCCTAGGCGGTAGCCTCAAGGCGACGAAGTGGTGGTTTGACGAGATCAAGCTAGAGTGCGCTGGGACCTACATTCGCAGAGAGATACAGGGCTTCGAGTGGGACGTACGAGAAGCTTTTACCCTCTCCAAGGGCTTGGCTATGGAGAGTACCTTCAAGCGTGCGGACTTCTTCCTCCCAGGGCTCGATCTAGACGCATCGGTCGGGGTGGTCTTCGGGCAAAATGGACTGACCGACAAGGCTGCGCATCGCTACGACTGGGATGGCAAGGAGTACCCCGCAGGCTCCTCTTATGGGGGCGAGCTATCGAGCATACCTACCGATGGGGTCAATCGAACGATCAACTTGGTGGACAAGGTCAACCTAAACTATACGCTAGACCGCCATCAGGCTTTCAACCTCAACCTGTGCCACACTTACGCTTATCGCAATCCCACGGACACGCTTATGGATCGAGCTTTGGGCTATAAGGCGAACTTCAAAAGCCGTATGAACAGCCTCACGGCAGGAGCCTCCTACGACCTCACGCTCTTTGAGGATCGGCTCCAAAATGCCTTCACCGCAAAGTACTACAACTACCGCTCCCGCTCTAAGGTCATCGGAACGATCAGTATGGGCGACCTCAAGGATGTGGAGACTAACCGACACTTCTTCGGCTGGAGCGAAGCTATCCGCTACCGCTTCACGCCAGACTTCCTGATCAAGGCTTCCTATGCGGACGAGGTGCGCATCCCTACGAGTGAGGAGCTACTAGGCAATGGCTACTCAATCAGCGCCTCGACGGACCTGCGCCCCGAGCATAGCCGTGGAGGTAACATTGGCTTGGTCTATCGCAACCTCTCGCCCACATCAATGCGGTTGATCGAGGCTGAGATCAATGCTTTCGGCTCTTACATCACCGATATGATCCGCTTTATGCCAGGAATTATTCCCTCCATGAGCTGCTATCAGAACTTCGGGAGCATCCGCACGTGGGGCGTAGAGGGCGAGGTGAAGTGGGATGCCCTCCCCTGGCTCTACCTCTATGGCAATGCAACTTACCAAGACCTCAGAGACACGCGCCGACTGATCCCCTCGACAAATGTCGCTAACCCGACGTACCTCAAGCGTATGCCCAACATCCCCTACTTCCTAGCTAATGCGGGCTTGGAGCTACACAAGGAGAATCTCTTCGGTGGGGAGGGCTACAACAGCCGTCTGATGCTCGATGCCTCCTATGTGCATCAGTACTACTACGACTTCGAGGTGAGCCAGTACCAAGAGCGCAAGATACCGACGGCACTGCGCCTAGACTTAGGACTAGAGCAGAGCCTGCGCAATAATCAGTGGACGATCACCTTCAAGGTCAAGAACCTGACCAACCAGCGTCAGATGTCGGAGCTAAACCGTCCGTTACCAGGCATTAACTTCTCGGTAAAGCTGCGCTACCTCTTCAGATGA
- a CDS encoding Na/Pi cotransporter family protein codes for MAFTLFDFIYLLGSLGLFLFGMKIMSEGIQKAAGDRMRQILSAMTSWRVLGLLTGVLVTALVQSSSATTLMVVSFVNAGLLQLGQAISVIMGANIGTTVTAWIITLFGFKIDISTFAIPLFAVSIPLIYMKREQLNSLGEFLVGFSLLFLGLQFLKDSMPDLQSHPEALEFLRGYTDMGFGSILIFLLIGTVMTLLVQSSSATVAITLIMCSKGWIPFEIATAMILCENIGTTITANLAALGANVNAKRAALSHLLFNVFGVLLVLIFFYPFTNMIANWMMNMGVGDPRELYEYTSRLSQVYDPASMSAISSTETLTDPSLAAIQAQIVSLAATVSIGLSLFHTTFNLLNAFVMIWFVPVYVKICQRAIPMKKSKKGDTEQTHLRYIRAGILPTGEIGLLQVQQELAEYASRVTQMMSYCEGMLKTDNDVELKRLYNKCEQEEDISDAVEVEIADYLNKISHTELGKESQSDILVYYRVATEIESVADAAVGIAREINRYHQLGKSYTEMVRNNLLQIHMIATETALKMAELLRRNKLSESDARESYTLEKQLNDLRTLLKAQNMDNVRTQKYDYPESVSYMDLVGYYEQLGDYVLNVVQAATKG; via the coding sequence ATGGCATTTACTCTGTTTGACTTTATCTATCTGCTGGGCTCGCTAGGACTCTTCCTCTTTGGTATGAAGATCATGAGCGAGGGCATCCAAAAGGCAGCAGGCGATAGGATGCGTCAGATCCTATCAGCGATGACCTCCTGGCGAGTCTTAGGGCTACTCACTGGTGTCTTGGTGACCGCATTGGTGCAGTCCTCTAGTGCTACGACTCTGATGGTCGTCAGCTTCGTCAATGCGGGACTCCTCCAGCTAGGACAGGCGATATCGGTCATTATGGGTGCCAACATTGGTACGACCGTCACCGCTTGGATTATCACCCTCTTTGGCTTTAAGATAGATATATCGACCTTTGCCATACCGCTCTTCGCTGTATCCATACCGCTTATCTATATGAAGCGGGAGCAGCTCAACTCGCTGGGCGAGTTCCTCGTAGGCTTCTCACTGCTTTTCCTCGGATTGCAGTTTCTCAAGGATTCGATGCCAGATCTCCAGAGCCACCCCGAGGCTCTCGAATTCCTCCGTGGGTACACCGATATGGGCTTTGGATCTATCCTGATCTTCCTCCTAATAGGTACGGTTATGACGCTGCTGGTTCAGTCCTCCAGTGCGACGGTAGCAATCACACTTATCATGTGTTCAAAAGGGTGGATACCCTTTGAGATCGCCACGGCCATGATCCTGTGCGAAAACATCGGAACGACTATTACCGCCAATCTGGCAGCCCTCGGGGCTAATGTCAATGCTAAGCGGGCTGCGCTCTCTCACCTACTGTTCAACGTCTTCGGTGTGCTACTCGTCTTGATCTTCTTCTATCCCTTTACCAATATGATCGCCAACTGGATGATGAATATGGGGGTAGGTGATCCACGAGAGCTATACGAGTACACCTCTCGCCTCAGTCAGGTCTACGATCCCGCTAGTATGAGTGCCATCTCCTCGACAGAGACACTCACCGATCCCTCGTTAGCTGCGATACAAGCTCAGATAGTATCTCTAGCAGCAACCGTCTCTATCGGGCTATCACTCTTCCACACCACCTTCAACCTGCTGAACGCCTTTGTGATGATCTGGTTCGTACCTGTCTATGTCAAGATTTGCCAGCGAGCCATACCGATGAAGAAGTCTAAGAAGGGTGACACAGAGCAGACACACCTACGCTACATCCGTGCTGGTATCCTACCAACGGGTGAGATCGGTCTGCTACAAGTACAGCAAGAGCTGGCCGAGTACGCCAGTAGAGTCACGCAAATGATGTCTTACTGTGAGGGGATGCTCAAGACGGATAATGATGTCGAGCTCAAGAGGCTTTACAACAAATGCGAGCAGGAAGAGGATATATCCGATGCCGTAGAGGTCGAGATAGCTGACTACCTCAATAAGATCTCTCATACGGAGCTAGGCAAGGAGTCACAGAGCGACATACTCGTCTACTACCGCGTAGCGACCGAGATAGAGAGTGTTGCCGATGCTGCGGTGGGCATAGCGCGTGAGATCAATCGTTACCACCAGCTCGGCAAGAGCTACACCGAGATGGTGCGCAACAACCTCCTGCAGATCCATATGATTGCCACCGAGACAGCCCTCAAGATGGCCGAGCTACTGCGACGCAACAAGCTCTCCGAGTCTGACGCACGTGAGAGCTACACGCTAGAGAAGCAGCTCAACGACCTGCGTACCTTGCTGAAAGCTCAGAACATGGACAACGTCCGTACGCAGAAGTACGACTACCCCGAGTCCGTGAGCTATATGGACCTCGTCGGCTACTACGAGCAGCTGGGTGATTACGTGCTCAACGTCGTACAGGCCGCCACCAAAGGGTAG
- a CDS encoding nucleoside kinase, translating to MENLSIYCPNLDEHLSVPPGATLYQVAQSYRNALGFEPVNARVNNLTVALDWRLRESCQVEFVGLTEESGRHTYLRSLCLLFAKALHDELPHYHLSVRHSLSGGYFSVVRCGDKGITDEQLALIKRRIDHLIAEDLPFERRTVPAEEAVQIFTAMGEMDKVDLITSSGQPYVTYHYLDGYPDNYYGSLLLSTGQVQLYDLVPYLGGVLIRVPSIVQPTELAPFEPQQPMREVFDKQSRLLTLLDVSYVGSLNKAISTGHFSEIVQVAEAAQEKEIAAIATEIAEAYNQKGVRIVLVAGPSSSGKTTFTKRLRLQLMANYLRPHQISLDNYFVAREFTPLDDNGEYDFEHIEALDLELFASDLRRLLAGELVDMPLFDFTQGARVYQKELLQLGEGDLLLIEGIHALNPRLIPEDLQPLTYNIYISALTALGLDAHNRIPSTDIRLLRRMVRDHNYRGYSAIDTISRWRSVRAGEKRWIFPYQNRANVLFNSALLYEVAVLKTLAEQILYQVPACVKEYSEARRLLRFLDHVRPAPINEIPSTSLLREFIGGSSFHY from the coding sequence ATGGAGAATCTATCAATATACTGCCCCAACCTAGACGAGCATCTCAGCGTGCCACCTGGAGCCACACTCTACCAGGTAGCCCAGAGCTACCGCAACGCTCTAGGCTTCGAGCCTGTCAACGCTCGTGTCAACAATCTTACCGTCGCCCTCGACTGGAGGCTCCGCGAGTCCTGTCAGGTCGAGTTCGTCGGACTCACCGAGGAGAGCGGTCGGCACACCTATCTGCGCTCCCTCTGCCTCCTCTTTGCTAAGGCGCTCCACGATGAGCTACCTCACTACCATCTGAGCGTACGACACTCTCTCTCGGGGGGATACTTTAGCGTCGTCAGGTGTGGCGACAAGGGCATCACCGATGAGCAGCTAGCCCTCATCAAGCGACGCATAGACCACCTCATTGCTGAGGACCTGCCCTTCGAGCGTCGCACCGTACCGGCCGAAGAGGCGGTGCAGATCTTTACGGCTATGGGAGAGATGGACAAGGTGGATCTCATCACCTCCAGCGGACAGCCCTACGTCACCTATCACTATCTCGATGGGTACCCCGACAACTACTACGGCTCGCTGCTTCTCTCCACGGGACAAGTTCAGCTCTACGACCTCGTCCCTTACCTCGGGGGTGTACTGATACGGGTACCTTCGATCGTCCAGCCTACGGAGCTCGCACCATTCGAGCCACAACAGCCAATGCGTGAGGTCTTTGACAAGCAGTCTCGTCTGCTCACCCTCCTCGACGTAAGCTATGTAGGTAGTCTCAACAAAGCGATCAGCACGGGACACTTCTCCGAGATCGTACAAGTCGCCGAGGCTGCACAGGAAAAGGAGATAGCCGCCATAGCTACTGAGATCGCTGAGGCATACAACCAAAAGGGTGTGCGCATCGTACTCGTTGCGGGGCCCTCCTCTTCAGGCAAGACAACCTTTACCAAGCGGCTGCGCCTGCAGCTTATGGCTAACTACCTTCGCCCTCACCAGATATCGCTCGACAATTACTTCGTAGCCCGTGAGTTCACCCCTCTCGATGACAATGGAGAGTACGACTTCGAGCACATTGAGGCGCTAGATCTAGAGCTCTTCGCCAGTGATCTGCGTCGGCTCCTAGCGGGCGAATTGGTCGATATGCCACTCTTCGACTTTACCCAAGGAGCTAGAGTGTACCAAAAGGAGCTCCTACAGCTTGGTGAGGGAGACTTGCTCCTCATCGAGGGCATCCATGCGCTCAATCCACGACTCATCCCCGAGGATCTACAGCCACTGACCTACAATATATATATCAGTGCCCTGACCGCCCTCGGACTAGATGCACACAACCGCATCCCTAGTACCGACATACGTCTCCTCAGACGCATGGTGCGAGACCATAACTATAGGGGCTACTCAGCCATCGACACCATAAGCCGATGGCGCAGCGTGCGAGCTGGCGAGAAGCGTTGGATCTTCCCCTACCAGAATAGAGCCAACGTACTCTTCAATAGTGCACTCCTATACGAGGTCGCCGTCCTCAAGACCCTTGCCGAGCAGATCCTCTACCAGGTACCCGCCTGTGTCAAGGAGTACAGCGAGGCGCGCCGACTGCTACGCTTCCTAGATCACGTCAGACCAGCCCCGATTAACGAGATCCCCTCCACTTCGCTCCTGCGCGAATTCATCGGAGGTAGTTCATTTCACTATTGA
- a CDS encoding translation initiation factor, with product MSKKKNKAPATGGIVYSTDPDWSPQQASSEAETLPPAQQRLRIQYSRAGRGGKEALIIMGFVGSDSDLADLARQLKQSLGCGGSTRDGEILLQQNDKEKLIKLLQSKGYKDTK from the coding sequence ATGTCCAAGAAGAAGAACAAAGCCCCCGCTACGGGAGGCATCGTATACAGTACCGACCCCGACTGGTCACCACAACAAGCGAGTAGCGAGGCTGAGACCCTCCCTCCCGCTCAGCAACGACTACGCATACAGTACTCCCGCGCTGGCAGAGGAGGCAAGGAGGCACTCATCATCATGGGCTTCGTCGGGTCTGACAGCGATCTAGCAGACCTCGCCCGCCAGCTCAAGCAGTCGCTCGGCTGTGGTGGATCCACACGTGATGGCGAGATACTGCTCCAGCAAAACGATAAGGAGAAGCTCATCAAGCTCCTTCAGTCCAAAGGTTACAAAGACACCAAGTAA
- a CDS encoding RNA methyltransferase, translated as MPIEKTSILEMNRLTTEEYHSAPKVPLTILLDNVRSMHNVGSIFRTADAFRLEELLLVGITGCPPHPLIHKTAIGAEEAVPWRHLDSAIEFLEQCRAAGRTILALEQTHQSIPLGNQPALDDRGAVLIVGNEVHGISDEVIQYADYCLEIPQYGTKHSLNVSVATGIAIYDLCTPYLEMQHSLT; from the coding sequence ATGCCCATAGAGAAAACCTCTATCCTAGAGATGAATCGTCTCACCACCGAGGAGTACCACTCCGCTCCCAAGGTGCCGCTCACCATCCTCCTAGACAATGTACGTAGCATGCACAATGTCGGCTCGATCTTTCGCACGGCAGACGCCTTTCGCCTGGAGGAGCTTCTCCTCGTTGGCATCACAGGCTGTCCGCCACACCCGCTCATTCACAAGACCGCCATCGGCGCCGAGGAGGCTGTGCCCTGGCGACACCTAGACTCCGCCATTGAGTTTCTTGAGCAGTGCCGAGCAGCCGGACGCACCATCCTCGCACTCGAGCAGACTCATCAAAGCATCCCGCTCGGTAACCAGCCAGCACTGGACGATCGTGGTGCGGTGCTGATCGTAGGCAACGAGGTACACGGCATCTCTGACGAAGTCATTCAGTATGCTGACTACTGCCTGGAGATCCCACAGTACGGCACCAAGCACTCGCTCAATGTGAGCGTCGCCACAGGCATCGCCATCTACGATCTCTGCACACCTTATCTAGAGATGCAGCATAGCTTAACCTAG
- a CDS encoding winged helix-turn-helix domain-containing protein: MIEYIGTNAGLVWNALDKLGKMDIKQLKKATKIRTEKDVYAALGWLAKEEKLTFVYEDNTLLVALR; this comes from the coding sequence ATGATCGAATACATCGGCACCAATGCAGGTCTCGTCTGGAACGCACTAGACAAACTAGGCAAAATGGACATCAAGCAACTCAAGAAAGCGACTAAGATACGTACCGAGAAGGATGTCTACGCAGCGCTCGGCTGGCTTGCCAAAGAGGAGAAGCTCACCTTCGTCTACGAAGACAACACGCTACTAGTCGCACTGCGATAG
- a CDS encoding 1-acyl-sn-glycerol-3-phosphate acyltransferase, translated as MPEESFHPQQVDIAAILNRRRKKPLPAFVTNGVARLIHQREINDVLRRYGHLEGVDFMDALVQEFRIDLALIGAEHLPADPRALFISNHPLGGLDGICLTHLIASHYQSDIRYIVNDLLLNLKPLANIFVPVNKYGAQARTSIQRMHEALESDLPVITFPAGLCSRLIKGQIQDPLWRPSFIKQARQYHRPIVPLYFHGRNSMKFYRIEQLRKALGIRFNIGTALLPHEMFAAQGSSFTIVVGEPIPYETLEGIRPSELPEQVERIRQQVYQLKDQLPK; from the coding sequence ATGCCTGAAGAGAGCTTTCATCCACAGCAGGTCGACATAGCAGCTATCCTCAATCGACGACGCAAGAAGCCATTGCCCGCTTTCGTGACCAATGGGGTCGCTCGACTGATCCACCAGCGTGAGATCAATGATGTGCTACGTCGCTACGGACACCTTGAGGGGGTAGACTTTATGGATGCCCTGGTCCAAGAGTTTCGCATTGACTTAGCACTCATCGGTGCTGAGCATCTGCCAGCAGATCCTCGTGCACTCTTTATCAGCAATCACCCGCTAGGAGGACTGGACGGGATCTGTCTGACACACCTCATAGCTAGTCACTATCAGTCTGACATTCGCTACATCGTCAACGATCTCCTACTCAATCTCAAGCCGCTCGCCAATATCTTCGTTCCTGTCAACAAGTACGGAGCGCAGGCTCGCACCTCTATTCAGAGAATGCACGAAGCGCTTGAGAGCGACCTGCCCGTGATCACCTTTCCCGCGGGACTCTGCTCACGCCTCATCAAGGGACAGATACAGGATCCCCTCTGGCGACCTAGCTTTATCAAGCAGGCAAGACAATATCACCGTCCCATCGTACCGCTCTACTTCCACGGGCGCAACTCGATGAAGTTTTACCGTATCGAGCAGCTACGCAAGGCGCTCGGCATACGCTTTAACATAGGCACCGCATTGCTGCCACACGAGATGTTTGCCGCACAGGGCAGCTCCTTTACCATAGTGGTCGGGGAGCCTATCCCTTACGAGACGCTCGAAGGTATAAGACCTAGTGAATTACCTGAGCAGGTAGAGCGCATCAGGCAGCAAGTATACCAACTGAAAGACCAACTACCCAAATGA
- a CDS encoding GNAT family N-acetyltransferase: MSATEQPIIAPIDRQLIRQELTPELFVRKTNKSNNEIYAFRAAQAPHTMREVGRLREESFRAGGGGTGLECDVDKYDLMDDGYVQLIVWSPELEKIMGGYRYILGEAVLRHQEQTDALATSHMFSFSEEFVRDYLPYTIELGRSFVSHEFQTTRAGLMSSIYTLDNLWDGLGALTVIYPEIKYFFGKVTMYKTYNKYCRNLILKFMEIYFGDKDRLVVPMNPVEVDIDPEEIDRLFVKNDLKSDYRTLKAEVRKHNINIPPLFNAYMSLTPTIRIFGTAINDEFGDVEETGLLTPIADIIPEKKERHINTFQNTRKS, encoded by the coding sequence ATGAGTGCTACAGAGCAACCCATCATAGCGCCGATAGATCGGCAATTGATCAGACAGGAGCTAACACCAGAGCTCTTCGTCCGTAAGACCAATAAGAGTAATAACGAGATCTACGCCTTTCGAGCTGCGCAAGCACCACACACGATGCGTGAGGTGGGACGTCTGCGCGAAGAGAGCTTTCGTGCGGGCGGTGGCGGTACGGGGCTTGAGTGCGATGTAGATAAGTATGATCTGATGGACGATGGCTATGTACAGCTCATCGTCTGGAGTCCTGAACTAGAGAAGATCATGGGTGGCTACCGGTACATCCTCGGTGAGGCGGTGCTACGCCATCAGGAGCAGACGGATGCGCTAGCCACATCGCACATGTTCAGTTTCAGCGAGGAGTTTGTTCGCGACTACCTCCCCTACACGATCGAGCTAGGGCGCTCATTCGTGAGCCACGAGTTTCAGACGACACGGGCGGGGCTCATGTCCTCCATCTACACGCTCGACAACTTGTGGGACGGGCTCGGAGCCTTGACAGTCATCTATCCTGAGATCAAGTACTTCTTTGGCAAGGTCACTATGTACAAGACCTACAACAAGTATTGCCGCAACCTGATCCTCAAGTTTATGGAGATCTACTTCGGCGACAAGGATCGCTTGGTCGTTCCGATGAATCCTGTCGAGGTGGACATAGATCCCGAGGAGATAGATCGTCTCTTTGTCAAGAACGACCTCAAGAGCGACTACCGCACGCTTAAGGCGGAGGTGCGCAAGCACAATATCAACATTCCCCCGCTCTTTAATGCCTATATGTCGCTCACCCCGACGATCCGCATCTTCGGCACTGCGATCAACGATGAGTTTGGCGATGTCGAGGAGACAGGACTACTGACCCCTATAGCGGACATTATCCCAGAGAAGAAAGAACGTCACATAAACACCTTCCAAAACACCCGTAAGTCCTAA
- a CDS encoding YraN family protein: MALANELGAAGEKAAQRYLLSRRIRILEVNWRDPLCEIDIIASDGRYLLIVEVKSRMEYTATSPLDAINVAKAHQMMLGGMRYAQRMRIDLPVRYDVVEALYCPASDLFEIKYHRGYFPAEEIALQEALPHGSAQP, translated from the coding sequence ATGGCTCTCGCTAATGAGCTCGGTGCCGCTGGCGAAAAGGCAGCTCAGCGCTACCTCCTCTCTCGACGGATACGCATCCTCGAGGTCAACTGGCGTGATCCGCTCTGCGAGATAGACATCATAGCGTCTGACGGGCGGTACCTACTGATCGTTGAGGTGAAGAGCCGTATGGAGTACACCGCCACGAGTCCGCTAGATGCGATCAATGTGGCGAAGGCTCATCAGATGATGCTCGGCGGTATGCGCTATGCACAGCGAATGCGCATCGACCTACCGGTACGTTATGATGTCGTCGAGGCACTCTACTGCCCTGCGAGCGATCTCTTTGAGATTAAGTACCACAGGGGATACTTCCCCGCAGAGGAGATCGCCCTTCAGGAGGCACTCCCCCACGGCTCTGCCCAGCCCTAG